One window of the Mycobacterium xenopi genome contains the following:
- a CDS encoding TIGR03619 family F420-dependent LLM class oxidoreductase — protein MQFWSGTAFISATEAVAVARMFDTAGYDGVVCADHLIYPRHLSSPYPSPTGRPMWSPDTAWPDSWVLIGAMAAVTSRLRFSNAVYVAPARPLLEVAKQVATASVIAQGRVSLAVGAGWMREEFDLMGQDFANRGQRLDEMIPALRALWRGGWVSWSGRYYHVPELMLEPHPTQPVPILCGGESDAALRRAARLCDGWVGTAYAWNEAVHFVQKLSAFRRSYGRHDEPFEIMLALRETPSPDLYKRAEDLGITAVMCSPWTGLDELLAGGSSTEPAERFRPAIERFAETVIAKCR, from the coding sequence ATGCAGTTCTGGTCTGGCACAGCGTTTATCAGCGCGACGGAGGCGGTTGCCGTTGCGCGAATGTTCGACACGGCCGGGTACGACGGCGTCGTCTGCGCCGACCATTTGATCTACCCACGGCACCTGTCCTCGCCGTACCCGTCACCGACCGGCCGCCCGATGTGGTCGCCAGATACGGCTTGGCCTGACTCGTGGGTGCTCATCGGCGCGATGGCAGCGGTGACGAGCCGACTGCGGTTCTCCAACGCCGTCTACGTCGCACCTGCCCGGCCGCTGTTGGAGGTGGCCAAGCAGGTAGCCACCGCATCGGTCATCGCCCAGGGCCGGGTTTCACTGGCCGTCGGAGCGGGTTGGATGCGCGAGGAATTCGACCTGATGGGTCAAGACTTCGCCAACCGCGGTCAGCGGCTGGACGAAATGATCCCAGCCCTGCGTGCGTTGTGGCGGGGAGGCTGGGTGTCGTGGAGCGGTCGCTATTACCACGTGCCGGAGTTGATGCTCGAACCCCATCCGACACAGCCGGTACCGATTCTTTGCGGCGGCGAATCCGATGCGGCGCTGCGCCGTGCCGCGCGGTTGTGCGACGGGTGGGTCGGCACCGCATACGCCTGGAACGAGGCCGTGCATTTCGTGCAGAAGCTGAGCGCCTTTCGGCGCAGCTACGGACGCCACGACGAGCCGTTCGAGATCATGCTCGCGTTGCGCGAGACACCGTCGCCGGATCTGTACAAGCGGGCGGAGGATCTTGGCATTACGGCGGTGATGTGTTCGCCGTGGACGGGATTGGATGAACTACTTGCCGGTGGTTCGTCGACGGAGCCTGCCGAGCGGTTCCGGCCGGCGATCGAGCGGTTCGCCGAAACCGTCATCGCGAAATGCCGGTGA
- a CDS encoding class I SAM-dependent methyltransferase, with translation MTAPNEKKWTRSDNDQWDILSSVGYTALLVAGWRAVHALSAEPLARDDYAQHFISASADPYLTGLLANPATSEDATAFPRLYGVQTRFFDDFFLSAAGHGIRQAVIVAAGLDSRAYRLAWPEGTTVFEVDQPKVLEFKERVLGEQGAKPSARRISVAADLRDDWSIPLQVAGFDPRRPSAWSVEGVLPYLTAAAQDALFARIHQLSATGSRVAVGALGSRLDQAQLSALETTHPGVNMSGEVDFSALTYDDGKTDPAQWLADHGWVVGPVRTNPELQSSYGRTPAQIDMRIDRIMCSQYVTATR, from the coding sequence ATGACCGCACCTAATGAGAAGAAATGGACCCGGTCCGACAACGACCAGTGGGACATCCTGAGCAGCGTGGGCTATACCGCGTTACTGGTGGCCGGATGGCGCGCTGTACACGCCCTGAGCGCAGAGCCGCTGGCACGCGACGACTATGCCCAGCATTTCATCTCAGCCTCGGCGGATCCCTACTTGACCGGTCTGCTGGCCAACCCGGCGACCTCCGAGGATGCGACGGCATTCCCGCGGCTGTATGGCGTGCAGACCCGGTTTTTCGACGACTTTTTCCTCTCCGCCGCCGGCCACGGCATACGGCAGGCGGTGATCGTCGCGGCCGGCCTTGATTCGCGCGCCTATCGGCTTGCCTGGCCCGAGGGCACGACGGTGTTCGAAGTCGACCAGCCGAAAGTACTCGAGTTCAAGGAGCGCGTCTTGGGCGAGCAGGGTGCCAAGCCCAGCGCGCGGCGGATCAGCGTCGCAGCCGATCTGCGTGACGACTGGTCAATCCCGTTGCAGGTAGCGGGCTTTGATCCGCGGCGACCAAGTGCGTGGTCGGTGGAGGGAGTGCTGCCGTACTTGACCGCAGCGGCACAGGACGCGCTCTTTGCCCGCATCCATCAGCTGTCTGCCACGGGTAGCAGGGTCGCGGTCGGCGCCCTTGGGTCGCGTCTGGACCAAGCGCAGCTCTCCGCCCTGGAAACGACCCACCCCGGGGTCAACATGTCCGGTGAGGTTGACTTTTCGGCATTGACGTATGACGACGGCAAAACCGATCCGGCACAGTGGTTGGCCGACCATGGCTGGGTCGTCGGCCCTGTCCGCACGAACCCTGAGCTGCAATCTTCCTATGGCCGCACGCCGGCGCAGATCGACATGCGTATCGATCGCATCATGTGCTCCCAATACGTCACGGCGACACGGTAA
- the dtd gene encoding D-aminoacyl-tRNA deacylase, producing MRVLVQRVSSASVLVDGQVVGAIRPDKQGLLAFVGVTHSDDIDTTQRLAEKLWRLRILDDEQSAADVNAPILVVSQFTLYADTAKGRRPSWNAAAPRPVAEPLVNAFAGALQRLGAHVETGVFGAHMQVELVNDGPVTVLLEL from the coding sequence ATGCGGGTTCTCGTGCAACGGGTCTCATCGGCGAGTGTGCTAGTCGATGGGCAGGTGGTCGGAGCGATCCGGCCCGATAAACAAGGGCTGCTGGCATTCGTCGGGGTCACCCATAGTGACGATATCGATACGACGCAGCGGCTCGCCGAAAAGCTTTGGCGTTTACGTATTCTCGACGATGAGCAATCCGCGGCCGACGTCAACGCCCCAATCTTGGTGGTCAGCCAATTCACGCTGTATGCCGATACCGCGAAGGGTCGACGACCCTCGTGGAATGCTGCGGCGCCGCGGCCCGTGGCCGAGCCGCTGGTCAACGCGTTCGCCGGTGCGCTACAGCGTCTGGGCGCCCACGTGGAAACCGGCGTTTTCGGTGCGCATATGCAGGTTGAATTGGTCAATGACGGTCCTGTGACCGTGTTGCTGGAGCTGTGA
- a CDS encoding diacylglycerol kinase has protein sequence MAIRVAHIGTGNVGRLALTQLLTDPRFDLTGVWVSSPTKVGKDAAELAGLDTPAGVTATDDLEALLATRPDCAVYCAMGDNRTPEAIKDCRHILAAGVNVVGSAPVVLQYPWQLMPDKYIKQVEDAAQQGNSSIFITGVDPGFANDLIPFTLAGTCQSIEQLRCMEIADYATYDGATVMFEVMGFGKPLDNIPILLQPGVLSIAWGTSIRQLAAGLGVELDDITETVEREPAPDAFDIAAGHVPKGSVAAMRFQICGVVNGHPAIVIEHVTRLREDLRPDWPQPAQPGGSYRVEITGEPSYTVDICPTSRKGDHNHAAIVAAAGRIVNAIPAVVAAPPGIRTTLDLPLITGQVGTGSSGLR, from the coding sequence ATGGCCATCCGCGTCGCTCACATCGGCACCGGCAATGTCGGTCGCTTGGCACTGACCCAACTCCTCACCGACCCGCGGTTCGACCTCACCGGGGTTTGGGTGTCCTCGCCGACCAAAGTGGGCAAAGACGCGGCTGAGCTTGCCGGACTCGACACCCCGGCCGGAGTCACCGCCACCGACGACCTGGAGGCCTTGCTGGCGACCCGGCCCGACTGCGCGGTCTATTGCGCGATGGGGGACAACCGAACACCCGAGGCGATCAAGGATTGCCGGCACATCCTGGCCGCCGGTGTCAATGTCGTCGGCTCGGCGCCGGTGGTGCTGCAATACCCGTGGCAGCTGATGCCCGACAAGTACATCAAACAAGTGGAAGATGCTGCGCAGCAAGGTAATTCGAGCATCTTCATCACCGGAGTCGATCCCGGGTTCGCCAACGACCTGATCCCGTTCACGTTGGCCGGCACGTGCCAGAGCATCGAGCAGCTGCGCTGCATGGAGATCGCCGACTACGCCACCTACGACGGAGCGACGGTCATGTTCGAGGTCATGGGCTTCGGCAAACCGCTTGATAACATCCCGATCCTGCTGCAGCCCGGCGTGCTGAGCATCGCTTGGGGCACATCCATCCGGCAGCTGGCCGCCGGGTTGGGTGTCGAACTCGACGACATCACCGAAACCGTTGAGCGCGAACCAGCCCCGGACGCATTCGACATCGCGGCAGGGCACGTGCCGAAAGGCAGCGTGGCGGCGATGCGCTTCCAGATTTGCGGCGTCGTCAACGGCCACCCGGCGATAGTCATCGAGCACGTCACCCGGTTGCGCGAAGACCTGCGGCCCGACTGGCCGCAGCCCGCCCAGCCCGGCGGCTCGTACCGGGTGGAAATCACCGGCGAGCCGTCCTACACCGTCGATATCTGCCCGACCAGTCGCAAGGGCGACCACAACCATGCTGCGATCGTGGCCGCGGCCGGACGGATCGTGAATGCCATTCCCGCGGTCGTCGCCGCGCCGCCGGGAATCCGGACCACCCTGGACCTGCCACTGATCACCGGCCAGGTTGGAACAGGTTCTAGTGGGCTGAGGTAG
- a CDS encoding MTH1187 family thiamine-binding protein: MSVLVAFSVTPMGVGESVGEIVAEAVRVIRDSGLPNKTDAMFTEIEGETWTEVMAVVQRAVETVAARAPRVSAVIKADVRPGATDMMTRKVESVERHLSAQ; encoded by the coding sequence GTGTCGGTGCTGGTCGCATTCTCCGTCACGCCCATGGGAGTCGGCGAGAGCGTGGGGGAGATCGTCGCCGAAGCGGTGCGGGTGATTCGAGACTCCGGATTACCCAACAAGACTGATGCGATGTTCACCGAGATCGAGGGCGAAACGTGGACTGAGGTAATGGCCGTAGTGCAGCGGGCGGTGGAGACCGTGGCGGCTCGTGCGCCGCGGGTCAGCGCGGTGATCAAGGCGGATGTGCGGCCGGGTGCCACCGACATGATGACTCGCAAGGTTGAATCGGTGGAACGTCA
- a CDS encoding glucose 1-dehydrogenase, whose product MGRVDGKVALISGAARGMGASHARLLVSEGAKVVIGDILDDEGKALADELGEAARYVHLDVTQPDQWDAAVTTAVQDFGKLDVLVNNAGIVALGQLKKFDLAKWQKVIDVNLTGTFLGMRAAVDPMIAAGGGSIINVSSIEGLRGAPMVHPYVASKWAVRGLSKSAALELASHKIRVNSIHPGFIRTPMTKHIPDDLVTIPLGRPATSIEVSTFVLFLASDESAYATGAEFVVDGGLVADVPHKT is encoded by the coding sequence ATGGGACGCGTGGACGGAAAAGTTGCACTGATCAGCGGCGCCGCCCGGGGGATGGGCGCCTCGCATGCCCGGCTGCTGGTGAGCGAGGGCGCGAAGGTGGTGATCGGCGACATCCTCGACGACGAAGGCAAGGCGCTGGCCGATGAGCTGGGGGAGGCCGCGCGTTATGTGCACCTCGACGTTACCCAACCCGACCAGTGGGACGCGGCGGTTACCACGGCCGTGCAGGACTTCGGCAAACTCGATGTTCTGGTCAACAACGCCGGCATCGTGGCGCTGGGACAGCTCAAGAAGTTCGATCTCGCCAAGTGGCAGAAGGTCATCGACGTCAACCTGACCGGCACCTTTCTCGGTATGCGGGCGGCCGTCGATCCGATGATCGCCGCGGGCGGCGGTTCGATCATCAACGTCTCATCCATCGAAGGCCTGCGCGGTGCTCCGATGGTGCACCCGTATGTGGCCTCCAAGTGGGCGGTTCGGGGCCTGTCCAAGTCGGCAGCGCTGGAGTTGGCTTCGCACAAGATCCGGGTCAACTCCATTCATCCGGGGTTCATCCGCACCCCGATGACCAAGCACATTCCCGACGACCTGGTCACGATTCCACTCGGGCGCCCCGCCACCTCGATCGAGGTGTCGACGTTCGTCCTGTTCCTGGCCAGCGACGAATCGGCCTATGCCACCGGCGCTGAGTTCGTCGTGGATGGGGGCCTGGTCGCCGACGTTCCGCACAAGACGTAA